The Moorena producens PAL-8-15-08-1 genomic interval CTTTGCTACAGGAGCGGCGTTCCCGAGCATCAAGACGAAAATCCACCTCGATTTTAGAATAGGGGTTGATTTTGTCAGTAGGCAGGGCAACCCTCAGGGACTCTCTAGTGCCACCATCGATGGAGGTTAGCTTTTTGCCGATCAGGGCAATGCCATCTAGCTTGACTTCCACTACTGAGGTTTTGGGATTAATTTGAGGGCTATAGCTATAAATTAGGTTCATATAGTTATCCCCCTCAAACTGATCATCGGGCAATGCCCGGAAGTCAATCGTAATGGGTGGGGAATCAGAACCCCTGACTGTGATATCCTCAATCGGTTGATTGTAGGGAGTTTTGAGGTCGCTGAGCTTGAATGTGGGTTCTAGAGGTAAATAGTCTGGCCAATCACGGGGTTCAGGGGTTGGCACTTCCTCTAGCTTTTCGACTAAGATCACTTGACTGGTAGCAATTTGACGGTCTTGGGATTGCACTAAAAACTGTACTGCTTTCGCCACTCCTTCTGGCCCATTACCCGTTGCTACCAATACTGCAGCTTCATTGCCAGGAGTGGTGGTTAACATTAAGACCCCGACATCCGGTGGTAAGGCTTTGTCCTTAGCATCGAGAATCTTATTGTTTCCTACAGGAAGGGGCAATTTCAGGGATTTGAGTTCTGGCTGTTGTTCTGGTGTGCCTATGATTACCAATCGATTACCAGAAAAGCGATTAATCCCCGCTCCACTTGCCTCTTTAACCGATTTCACCAAGGAGGTCTTCAGGCGACGATAATCCGCTAGCCTACCTAAGGAAGCTTGGAAACGAGCAGTGCTAGTTAACCAATTATCATCAATCTTCTTGGGCAACAAATAAGTAATTTGATTTGGTTCTAGACTAAGGTCATCAAAGATTGGGTAAGGATAGCGATTGAAGTCTAGAGCAATCGGTTGGGGTTCAAAATCAAAGACTATTTTAGAATCCGGCAGAATTTCTGTCCATAGGGAAGGATCATAGGGGTCTTGAGTACAGGTAGGAGAGTTATTCTGTAGCGCCGCAATTGTGATTTGGTTGTAGTTACGGAGTTGGTCGATCGGAATATTAAAGAGCACATTCCCAATTTCCCCCTCCTGGCGGTTGAGAGGAATACTGCCAACGCTAACACCATTAATTAGAACGGTAAGATTAGAGCGAGTGGCATAGAGCGCTGGAGAATGGCGAAAGCGAATCAAGGCTTTGACAGATTTGAGTTGCCAATCTCGGGGACGAGTAAACCCTAGCCGTGCCTCGTCATAGATCCCTCTTAAACTAAGACGAGACCCTACTACTGGGCTGCGATTGAATTCTAGGATGTACTTACCCGCAGGAGGAGCATCGATCTCAGGAGCTTTAGTTGGTGGGGAAGGTAGAGCAAAGGTCGGTTGAGATTTTTCCTTGAGTTCCTCGATGGTACTCTCCCGTAGGGTTTTGTTGGAATCGGTGCTACTGCCATCACTTTGGGCAGACACTAACGTTGTAGTTAACCCAATGGAAATACTACAGCTGAGGAATAATAGTAGGACTAAAGAATATCTAGGGAACGAAGGCCGAGGATGATCTGGTTTAGCATCGAACCTCCTGGAAGTAGAGGCTTGATTAGCGCCTTGGTGACCATCTGATGGCTGTGACCTAGGAGTTTTTTTGGGTAGATGGGCAAAAGCCTTGCGAAAAAAGGGTGTCATCAGCAGAAGTTTTAACTCTGATTACAAATTAATTTGCCGCATGGGATGTTTACCTCTTGATACAGGGCTAGCGCTACCTAATCCGGAGCAAGCTAGTTGTATTACCAGCGGTTGAATAAAAATCAGATACACCCTCAGATACACCCTTGACTGATGAGAATCGGGGAACGGAATCCTCCCTATGCCAATCTTTTCGATTGGCAAGCTTCCGCAGTCTTTGAGTTAAATTTACCACAGGCTTCTAGGACATTTTGCCTAGAATAAAAGTTCAGTAAATTTGCTTGACAAATTTTATTTTATATGCATTAAGGAAAATACCTGGATTGGTATCGGGTTTCCAAATAAATTGTAAACAGTGATTAGAGTTTTTTCAATTCCCAAAAATCTCTATATAGCTCTTGCATCTTGCATCTTGCCTCTTCCCTCTTGCATCTTGCCTCAGGAATTTGTTTACAACTCAAATACAAATCCGAGAATTTCTGTTCCCAGGGCGTGGGCTTTCCGTGATGGCGAACGCGCCCCGCGTGACCTACGGTCAAGGGATTGCTCGCCATCACGGGTCGCACCGCTCCCTACTCCCTACTCCCTACTCCCTACTCCCTCGGTGCGCTTTCCGTAGGCGAATTAAATTCGCCACGGGTCGCACCGCTCCCTACTCCCTTTGCTATTGTGATCCAGATCACACCAATCGGTCTGGAAAATCACTAAGGTGGGTGAGCTAAGTCCGTGAACTGGAATTATTGTGGACTGTAGTATATTCACATCAACTTTAAAGAAGTTTTAGATAACTGCTGGAGGAAATAAGTAATTATGACTAGTCAACAGATTCGCTTCGCTACTATCACCGTTATTGATATCGCTCTGTTGTTTAGCGCCCCCCTGTTAGTACAATTTATTTCTCGGATGCCCTGAAGGTCTTCAAAGGAAGCAGGCAGTGTCGAGTAGGGTTAAAACAATTTAAGCTACCTTGATAAATGAGGAAATAAGTAATTATGAGTAGTCAAAAGATTCGCTTCGCCACTATCACCGTTATTGATATCGCTTTGTTGTTTAGCGCCCCCCTGTTGGTACAATTTATTTCACGGATGCCCTGAGAGAGTTTCAAGAAAGCAGGCAGTGTCGAGTAGGTTTAACAAAATTTAAGGTACCTTATATAGTAAAGGGAATAGGGAGTAGGGAGTAGGGAGTAGGGAAGAAAAATTATCAAAATTTCGACACGGATTGCTATCAATATAATATAAAGGCCGTTGCGTCAGTCTCTGAATGAATA includes:
- a CDS encoding cellulose biosynthesis cyclic di-GMP-binding regulatory protein BcsB; the protein is MTPFFRKAFAHLPKKTPRSQPSDGHQGANQASTSRRFDAKPDHPRPSFPRYSLVLLLFLSCSISIGLTTTLVSAQSDGSSTDSNKTLRESTIEELKEKSQPTFALPSPPTKAPEIDAPPAGKYILEFNRSPVVGSRLSLRGIYDEARLGFTRPRDWQLKSVKALIRFRHSPALYATRSNLTVLINGVSVGSIPLNRQEGEIGNVLFNIPIDQLRNYNQITIAALQNNSPTCTQDPYDPSLWTEILPDSKIVFDFEPQPIALDFNRYPYPIFDDLSLEPNQITYLLPKKIDDNWLTSTARFQASLGRLADYRRLKTSLVKSVKEASGAGINRFSGNRLVIIGTPEQQPELKSLKLPLPVGNNKILDAKDKALPPDVGVLMLTTTPGNEAAVLVATGNGPEGVAKAVQFLVQSQDRQIATSQVILVEKLEEVPTPEPRDWPDYLPLEPTFKLSDLKTPYNQPIEDITVRGSDSPPITIDFRALPDDQFEGDNYMNLIYSYSPQINPKTSVVEVKLDGIALIGKKLTSIDGGTRESLRVALPTDKINPYSKIEVDFRLDARERRSCSKVTDQQLWGTLHSDTNFELQRTSVAKVPDLGLLKTGFPFAAPQDLSNTVIVLPKDPSTSVLMTLLKFTNRLGRLSKAESIQLSVYTKDSLPTEERSDHHLVGIGTQNKFPFPEIFSSGDFKLKNFLTRQRSDSQIQTWSDHDGVIKEIISPWNKERVLLALIAQTEKGLDKVQDFLSQDPLFSQIKGDTVLISANSENPDIYDQNSYNMDFFQQERKRQMEKPELTQQIFNFIIRSWLMLAPAIIAATLISYGVIQFYLQKMARDRN